In Amblyraja radiata isolate CabotCenter1 chromosome 30, sAmbRad1.1.pri, whole genome shotgun sequence, a single window of DNA contains:
- the LOC116989848 gene encoding protein FAM111B-like — protein sequence MMSDGLPGDKRKLQTSRYSEEFVPKNGKILKNSADQMDCGAENLARKEFTFSVCGDPDNIQYAFTGDPDDGLITALNSSCDFEEKVRVDSTILVYGEGGLKGLVNVDILCRYLPPHTHFRLLFLRCPGPGREGAGGELRRPPATRHDCRHVLFYVEPSGRTVVNTAQRIVLSDRIAQGQTKLCVLGFEGQTVRQALTADGRFDPRVHDDTHKLLEKVEPPRKIQFNHAVDGLNGRSFQVEMSSYKKKLPGDDGSGGKNWKPRAGKVAEALPPSDSGRYPLPRWHVEARKAALLRFKLAVSRNAELGNMSERQYLNRLHQEAQSPIPARAIRRVIERLASVGCLSWQTPSAQGGGSCFFLRDRYLLTSYHAVEMMVGNTTPPDSWPAAVHDAGQVFFGYEEDGQKGRPLKLAAWLEIFDQALDYAVLELEESPPGLQGLAEHCALLPPDAGNLYIAGHPDGQVKKVCPCSLMTCDQQRAAGDSANLLENLRTAIAGGDAENYLPDIVMVASHAFNRARYPNTILYKADFHHAASGSPIFNADGLVVGLHCGGEIHKKNKDPERFCVELGRSIKLIVHNMACKSDSLATEKSKQFIKDLQSSFK from the coding sequence ATGATGAGCGACGGTCTCCCGGGAGACAAGCGAAAGCTGCAGACCAGCCGGTACTCGGAGGAGTTCGTGCCGAAGAACGGGAAGATCCTGAAGAACTCGGCGGACCAGATGGACTGCGGGGCGGAGAACTTGGCGAGGAAGGAGTTCACCTTCAGCGTGTGCGGGGACCCGGACAACATCCAGTACGCCTTCACCGGCGACCCTGACGACGGCCTGATCACCGCCCTCAATTCCTCCTGCGACTTCGAGGAGAAGGTGAGGGTGGACAGCACCATCCTGGTGTACGGGgagggcgggctgaagggcctggtgaaCGTGGACATCCTGTGCCGCTACCTGCCGCCGCACACGCACTTTCGCCTGCTCTTCCTGCGCTGCCCGGGCCCGGGGCGGGAGGGGGCGGGCGGCGAGTTGCGGCGACCCCCGGCGACCCGCCACGACTGCCGCCACGTCCTGTTCTACGTGGAGCCCAGTGGCCGCACGGTGGTGAACACCGCCCAGCGCATCGTGCTGTCCGACCGCATCGCCCAGGGCCAGACCAAGCTGTGCGTCCTGGGCTTCGAGGGCCAGACTGTCCGCCAGGCGCTGACCGCCGACGGCCGCTTCGACCCCCGCGTCCACGACGACACCcacaagctgctggagaaggtgGAGCCTCCGCGCAAGATCCAGTTCAACCACGCCGTGGACGGGCTGAACGGCCGCAGCTTCCAGGTGGAGATGAGCAGCTACAAGAAGAAGCTGCCGGGAGACGACGGGAGCGGCGGCAAGAACTGGAAGCCGAGAGCCGGCAAGGTTGCCGAGGCGTTGCCGCCGTCGGACAGCGGGCGCTACCCCTTGCCCCGGTGGCATGTGGAGGCCCGCAAAGCCGCGCTGCTCAGGTTCAAGCTGGCCGTGTCGAGGAACGCCGAGCTGGGCAACATGTCAGAGAGGCAGTACTTGAACCGGCTCCACCAAGAGGCCCAGTCGCCCATCCCAGCCCGAGCCATCCGCCGTGTGATCGAACGTCTGGCCAGCGTGGGCTGCCTCAGCTGGCAAACACCCAGTGCACAGGGGGGCGGCAGCTGTTTCTTCCTCAGGGACAGATACCTCCTCACCTCCTACCATGCCGTGGAGATGATGGTGGGGAACACCACCCCGCCCGACAGCTGGCCCGCAGCCGTCCACGACGCCGGCCAGGTCTTCTTCGGCTACGAGGAGGACGGGCAGAAGGGCCGGCCGCTCAAGCTGGCCGCCTGGCTGGAGATCTTCGACCAGGCCCTGGACTATGCCGTGCTGGAGTTGGAGGAGAGCCCGCCCGGGTTGCAGGGTCTGGCGGAACACTGCGCCCTCCTGCCGCCGGACGCCGGCAACCTCTACATCGCCGGCCACCCCGATGGGCAGGTGAAGAAAGTGTGTCCTTGCTCGCTCATGACTTGCGACCAGCAGCGGGCAGCCGGAGACTCCGCCAACCTGCTGGAAAACCTGCGGACCGCCATCGCGGGGGGAGACGCCGAGAATTACCTGCCTGACATAGTCATGGTGGCCAGCCACGCCTTCAACAGAGCCAGGTACCCCAATACAATCCTCTACAAGGCTGACTTCCACCACGCCGCCTCGGGCTCTCCCATCTTCAACGCCGACGGCCTCGTCGTTGGCCTGCACTGCGGGGGGGAGATCCACAAGAAGAACAAGGACCCCGAGAGGTTCTGCGTGGAACTTGGGCGCTCCATCAAGCTCATCGTCCACAACATGGCTTGCAAAAGCGACTCGCTGGCAACGGAAAAATCAAAGCAGTTCATCAAGGATTTGCAGAGTTCTTTCAAATGA